The genomic window GCGAGATCACAAAATGGAGGGGCAATTCGCTCCATGACCGTCCCTGATAAATCCATCCCGTGAAGAAGATCATAAGAGATGGCAGTATGGTATCCCAAATGTCATTGTTGATAAACTCCCAGGTAATATGGAGTTCACGGATGACTGCCCTAAAGACAGTTAGGGCGGGATTTGAGGATGTAATGAGTGGCATGAGTCAACTCTCCTTGACATAAATGTACTCAGAAACACCTCATTTGTTTTAGGAGGAAGAGCTTTTTTGGACAAAAATTGAAAATGAAGAGATAATATTTTATGAAATAACGGAATGCTTTACCAATATATCCGATAAGGTTGCTATAAGTGAGGTATTGTTAAGGGGCTTCAGGACATAGCTCACAGCTCCAGCTTCGATAAAAGTTTTACAATGGTCTTTATCCGCACATGCGCTGGCAATGACAACCGGAATGGGAATAGACTGAAGTTGAATATATTCTAGCAATCCCATGCCTCCCATACCCGGCATGTTATGATCTGAGATAATAATGTCCGGACTGAAATCTGATAGATGAGCGATCGCTTCTTCCGCGCTTTTGGTTGTCAAAACTACCGCGCCTTCCTGAAGTAGAATCCTTTCCAACATGGCACAGCTCATAGGATCATCTTCAGCAATAAGTATTTTGACCTGATCAAATCGTTTATCTCCCAAGACTTGTATAGATTCATTAACAGTGGTGAATATTATTTCGTTTGGGACTGTTTGCTCTTTTTGAGTAATAGCTTTTGAGCTTATCTTCATCATAGCAGGCATATAGGGTAACCTAACCATAAAACTTGTATGAGCCCCGGCTCTATGTACAGTAACGGAACCTCCTAGTTGTTCTATTAATTTCTTTGTAATCACCAACCCTAATCCCGTACCGACAAATTGTGCATTTCTTTCAGAAACATACTCCTTAAAGAAAGAATCTGCTTTCTCTTTGGAAATGGTGCTGCAGTTCTTAAAATTGAATACTATATGACCATCTGTCAGCGTGGATGAAACAACAACTTCACTTCCTTCTTCTGTAAACTTAATCGCGTTGGATAAAAGATTGTTGACAATTTTAATGAGAAACAGTTCATCACTTTGGATATGATTTACCTGTTCATCATGATCAAAAACAATAGTTACATTTCTCCGTTTTGCAAAAGTGGTATTGTAATCGATACAGGTTTTAAAAACAGAAATAAGTGAAAACGATGTGATATATGTTTCATCAAATTTCCCGGCTTCTATTTTTGCCATATCAAGCTGATTGTTGATGATATCAGTCATGATTTTACCCGCAGCATTCACATCTGTAAGAATTTTCAGAAGGTCATCACCGTCTTTAAGGGATTGAAGCTGATCTTTGAAATCAAGCAGGAACTGTGAATTCCCTATAATCGAGTTTAATGGAGTCCTGAGTTCGTGTGAAGTCTCATTTAAATATTGAGTTTTATTCAGATTCGCTTTTTCCATTTCTTTCGTTAGCTTATCATTCTGACGGATCATACTAATAGTAACATAAACTATTAATGAAAGCATACCGCCACACGACAAAATCGTAAATAAGGGCAAATA from Chryseobacterium wanjuense includes these protein-coding regions:
- a CDS encoding ATP-binding response regulator codes for the protein MLNGEKIFHLYLLPLYQLAAKIPVTFKNVFIAIRSAGEASVPEKERPILRNFNTGSALMGIMVIVFGGIMYSLVPSTSFLIALLLETGAFAMLIYLNHRGKFEYAKVGLYAAHSCSAIYFGAWLGEALPVDMVIVFLFIYLTCSSCLTYKSWKARCGFIAATIVLSMIVYVNRSVQFIPVQHFPSEYLPLFTILSCGGMLSLIVYVTISMIRQNDKLTKEMEKANLNKTQYLNETSHELRTPLNSIIGNSQFLLDFKDQLQSLKDGDDLLKILTDVNAAGKIMTDIINNQLDMAKIEAGKFDETYITSFSLISVFKTCIDYNTTFAKRRNVTIVFDHDEQVNHIQSDELFLIKIVNNLLSNAIKFTEEGSEVVVSSTLTDGHIVFNFKNCSTISKEKADSFFKEYVSERNAQFVGTGLGLVITKKLIEQLGGSVTVHRAGAHTSFMVRLPYMPAMMKISSKAITQKEQTVPNEIIFTTVNESIQVLGDKRFDQVKILIAEDDPMSCAMLERILLQEGAVVLTTKSAEEAIAHLSDFSPDIIISDHNMPGMGGMGLLEYIQLQSIPIPVVIASACADKDHCKTFIEAGAVSYVLKPLNNTSLIATLSDILVKHSVIS